One genomic window of Streptomyces sp. NBC_01498 includes the following:
- a CDS encoding asparagine synthetase B family protein translates to MSRWCASLTADDPAGQVAAMGGRPVRTREGGGHAFGLLDGPGAASGPYRVGDVYAIGEVTLHNAPELRARLGADGAPGGSGDPRDCPDGELLLRVYVRFGAAGLAAADGMFALAIAERDELVLVRDHMGARTLFHARTGTGGRTAWAAATSLRALQRWPALDTGLHLPAVRSFLTFAYLPGRDTLLRGIHEVLPGRCVRLKPDGSTVEETYWEPAEAIDERPAAEHARELRELLESATARRLPTAEPAGVLLSGGVDSSLVTALAAKLHDHSVRSYSISFGGDAPNELAYSGLVAAHCHTEHQVLTVPGEAVAARLPETVALLDSPVGDPLTVPNLMLAEAVAADGMSVVLNGEGGDPVFGGPKNLPMLIHELHRDEPGVDSRARAYVDSYRKCHADLPTLLTPGVLAELADAPPVTDLLAPYLTQGQMTSLLNQLLHTNLRTKGAHHILTKVERVTASQGLEGRAPLFDRAVVDHAFRVPPRLKLHGTTEKWILKEAVRDLLPATIVDRPKSGMRVPVQQWLDGPLRDLGHDLLLGRSARARGLFREDTIRSWLRREGTLLPRQGGKLWLVLTLELWLRSFEVGA, encoded by the coding sequence ATGTCCCGCTGGTGCGCGAGTCTGACCGCCGACGACCCGGCCGGGCAGGTGGCTGCCATGGGCGGCCGTCCCGTACGGACCCGGGAGGGCGGCGGCCACGCCTTCGGGCTGCTCGACGGGCCCGGCGCCGCCTCGGGGCCGTACCGGGTGGGCGACGTGTACGCGATCGGCGAGGTCACCCTCCACAACGCGCCCGAACTGCGCGCCCGGCTCGGCGCGGACGGTGCCCCGGGCGGCTCCGGGGACCCCCGTGACTGCCCGGACGGCGAACTGCTGCTGCGCGTCTACGTCAGGTTCGGCGCCGCCGGACTGGCCGCCGCCGACGGCATGTTCGCCCTGGCCATCGCCGAACGCGACGAACTCGTCCTCGTACGGGACCACATGGGCGCCCGCACCCTCTTCCACGCGCGTACCGGCACGGGCGGCCGGACCGCCTGGGCGGCGGCCACCTCCCTGCGGGCGCTCCAGCGATGGCCCGCGCTGGACACCGGACTGCATCTGCCGGCCGTCCGGTCCTTCCTCACGTTCGCGTATCTCCCCGGCAGGGACACCCTGTTGCGCGGGATCCACGAGGTGCTGCCGGGCCGGTGCGTACGGCTGAAGCCGGACGGTTCCACGGTGGAGGAGACGTACTGGGAGCCGGCCGAGGCGATCGACGAGCGCCCGGCCGCCGAACACGCCCGAGAACTGCGCGAGTTGCTGGAGTCCGCCACCGCCCGCCGGCTGCCGACCGCCGAACCCGCCGGCGTGCTGCTCTCCGGCGGGGTGGACAGCAGCCTCGTCACCGCGCTCGCCGCGAAACTGCACGACCACTCCGTCCGGTCGTACTCCATCAGCTTCGGCGGCGACGCCCCCAACGAACTCGCCTACTCCGGACTGGTCGCCGCCCACTGCCACACCGAGCACCAGGTCCTCACCGTGCCCGGCGAGGCGGTCGCGGCCCGGCTGCCCGAGACCGTCGCACTGCTGGACAGCCCGGTCGGCGACCCGCTGACCGTGCCCAACCTGATGCTCGCCGAGGCCGTCGCTGCGGACGGCATGAGCGTGGTGCTCAACGGGGAGGGCGGCGACCCGGTCTTCGGCGGCCCCAAGAACCTGCCGATGCTGATCCACGAACTGCACCGCGACGAACCGGGCGTGGACTCACGGGCGCGGGCCTACGTCGACTCGTACCGCAAGTGCCACGCCGACCTGCCCACGCTGCTCACCCCCGGCGTCCTGGCCGAACTGGCGGACGCCCCGCCGGTGACGGATCTGCTGGCGCCATATCTGACGCAAGGTCAGATGACCAGCCTGCTCAACCAGTTGCTGCACACCAACCTCCGTACCAAGGGCGCCCACCACATCCTCACGAAGGTGGAGCGCGTCACCGCCTCGCAGGGACTGGAGGGCCGCGCCCCGCTGTTCGACCGGGCGGTCGTCGACCACGCGTTCCGGGTGCCGCCCCGGCTGAAGCTCCACGGGACGACTGAGAAGTGGATTCTCAAGGAGGCGGTACGCGACCTGCTGCCGGCGACGATCGTGGACCGCCCCAAGAGCGGTATGCGGGTGCCGGTGCAGCAGTGGCTGGACGGACCCCTGCGCGACCTGGGCCACGACCTGCTCCTCGGCCGGTCCGCACGCGCGCGGGGACTCTTCCGCGAGGACACCATCCGGTCCTGGCTACGGCGGGAGGGGACGCTGCTGCCGCGCCAGGGAGGCAAGTTGTGGCTGGTCCTGACGCTGGAGCTGTGGCTGCGGTCGTTCGAGGTGGGGGCCTGA
- a CDS encoding YciI family protein, protein MKYLVMVQGSQADYDAMSGKASEHSAAWSEKDLTAMFAFMGEINNDLADSGELVDANGLGAPSQTRLVSAGKDGKPVITDGPYGETKELLAGYWVLDCASLERVTEIAARVAACPQPEGVPSYPVVIRPIPDGPGSEG, encoded by the coding sequence ATGAAGTATCTGGTGATGGTCCAGGGTTCGCAGGCCGACTACGACGCCATGAGCGGCAAGGCGTCCGAGCACAGCGCGGCCTGGAGCGAGAAGGACCTGACGGCGATGTTCGCCTTCATGGGAGAGATCAACAACGATCTGGCCGATTCCGGCGAGCTGGTCGACGCCAACGGTCTGGGCGCACCGTCCCAGACCCGCCTCGTCAGCGCGGGCAAGGACGGAAAGCCGGTGATCACGGACGGGCCGTACGGCGAGACGAAGGAGCTGCTGGCCGGCTACTGGGTGCTCGACTGCGCGAGCCTGGAACGGGTCACGGAGATCGCCGCGCGCGTCGCGGCCTGCCCGCAGCCCGAGGGGGTGCCGTCCTACCCGGTCGTCATCCGGCCCATCCCGGACGGTCCCGGGTCCGAGGGCTGA
- a CDS encoding RNA polymerase sigma factor — protein MRGVDDATKDDRTGTTPIEDLLREHAPQVLGALVRRYGHFDLAEDAVQEALVAAAQQWPADGPPDNPRGWLIRTASRRLVDQFRSEEARRRREENAAALTPRDAFTAPAPGESRAPSEDDTLTLLFLCCHPELPAAGRTALTLRAVGGLTTAEIARAHLMAEATMAQRISRAKQKIRGLPFRQPGPEDRDRRLATVLQVLYLIFNEGYTATSGSELHRADLAYEAIRLTRAVRRLLPADGAVTGLLALMLLTEARSAARTGPHGELVPLDEQDRTRWDRAAIEEGTALVEEALSQGPAGPYQLQAAIAALHDEAADTDSTDWLQIVALYDELLRRAPGPEPMAELSRAVAVAMAHGPEAGLAELAGLEKELAGHHRLDAVRAHLLERAGDREGALAAYRSAAERTLSVPETRYLMMRAARLQS, from the coding sequence ATGCGCGGTGTGGACGACGCGACGAAGGACGACCGTACGGGCACCACCCCGATCGAGGACCTGCTGCGCGAGCACGCGCCGCAGGTCCTCGGCGCGCTCGTGCGGCGCTACGGCCACTTCGACCTCGCCGAGGACGCCGTCCAGGAAGCCCTCGTCGCCGCCGCCCAGCAGTGGCCGGCCGACGGCCCGCCCGACAACCCGCGCGGCTGGCTCATCAGAACGGCCTCCCGCCGGCTCGTCGACCAGTTCCGCAGCGAGGAGGCCCGCCGCAGGCGCGAGGAGAACGCCGCCGCGCTCACCCCCAGGGACGCGTTCACCGCACCCGCGCCCGGCGAGAGCCGCGCCCCCTCGGAGGACGACACCCTCACCCTGCTCTTCCTCTGCTGCCATCCGGAACTGCCCGCCGCCGGCCGGACCGCCCTCACGCTGCGCGCGGTCGGCGGTCTGACCACCGCCGAGATCGCCCGCGCGCATCTGATGGCCGAGGCGACGATGGCGCAGCGCATCAGCAGGGCCAAGCAGAAGATCAGGGGACTGCCCTTCCGGCAGCCCGGCCCCGAGGACCGCGACCGCCGACTCGCCACCGTGCTCCAGGTGCTCTATCTGATCTTCAACGAGGGCTATACGGCGACGTCCGGCAGTGAACTGCACCGCGCGGACCTCGCGTACGAGGCGATCCGGCTGACCCGAGCGGTACGGCGGCTGCTGCCGGCGGACGGCGCCGTGACGGGCCTGCTCGCCCTGATGCTGCTCACGGAGGCGCGGAGCGCGGCCCGTACGGGACCGCACGGCGAACTCGTCCCGCTGGACGAGCAGGACCGGACCCGCTGGGACCGCGCCGCGATCGAGGAGGGTACGGCGCTGGTCGAGGAGGCGCTGTCCCAAGGACCCGCCGGTCCCTACCAGTTGCAGGCCGCGATCGCCGCGCTGCACGACGAGGCGGCGGACACCGACAGCACCGACTGGCTCCAGATCGTGGCCCTGTACGACGAGTTGCTGCGCCGCGCCCCCGGCCCGGAGCCGATGGCGGAACTCAGCCGGGCGGTGGCGGTGGCGATGGCACACGGCCCGGAGGCCGGGCTCGCGGAACTCGCCGGTCTGGAGAAGGAGTTGGCGGGCCACCACCGGCTCGACGCGGTGCGGGCCCATCTGCTGGAGCGGGCGGGGGACCGGGAAGGCGCCCTGGCCGCGTACCGTTCGGCGGCCGAGCGCACCCTCAGCGTCCCGGAGACCCGCTATCTGATGATGCGCGCGGCCCGCCTCCAATCCTGA